The sequence below is a genomic window from Anaerobranca californiensis DSM 14826.
TTTAATCCCTTATGGGGCGGATTTTTCTATGCCTTAGATTTTTACAATCCTGAAGTACAAAGGTATTTAGAAGAGGTCTTCCACACCATTTTCCATAAGTGGAATTTCGATATGGTAAAACTGGATTTCCTTTATGCAGTAACTTTATTAAAGGGGAAAAATAAAACTAAAGGGGAAATGATGTGGGAAGCTATGGAGTTTCTCCGGAAGTGTGCCGGGGATAAGTTGTTGTTAGGTTGTGGTGTTCCCTTGTCTTCTGCCTATAAATTGGTAGATTATTGCAGAATCGGTGGCGATGTAGGATTAACCTGGGAAGATAAATTTTTAAAAAGGATCCATTATAGGGAGCGGGTTTCTACAATCAATTCCTTGAAAAATACCATTGGCAGAAGGGAGTTAAATAACCGGGTCTTTAAAAACGATCCCGATGTCTTTATCATTAGGGAAAAAAATCAAAAAATGAGTTTAAATGAGCGGAAAGTCTTACTTTACCTCAATTTACTTTTAGGTGGCTTAATCTTTACCTCTGACAACATCGGAGAATACAGTGAAGAAGAGATGAGTTTATATTTAGAAACCTTTAAATATAAAGGGGCTAAAGTAGTAAATTGTATCTCTAAAGAATTGATTTATCTAGAAGTCGATGTTCAAGGGGATAAGGAGTTATTTATCTTTAATTTAGGGGATAGGGAGATAAATATTGAACTACCCCAGATTTTCGCAGGAAAATACCTTGACCTACCTACCGTAGTCCCTCCTAGGAGTATGGTAAAGGTGGAAAAATGATATTGACATCATTATAATGGTGTGTTACTATTTTAAATAAATTTATACCTTTAAATTGGTCCCGTGAGTCCAGAAAGGAATGATGATGATGAAAAATATTACATCAGTTTATTTGTCATGGAATTATATAAGAGCAATAAGAAGAAGATTTATAGATCTTTTTCTTATTGCTCTTTTTCTTTGTAAAAAAAAAAGGATAGCGGGACCCTTACTACAAAAAGAAAGGGTGGAAAAATGAAAGGAAAACTAATTTTAGAAAACGGTGCAATTTTTTCCGGAAAAGTATTTGGTCATATTGAAGAAGCAGTAGGTGAAGTAGTATTTAACACAGGTATGACCGGCTATGAGGAAATACTGACTGATCCTTCCTATACTGGTCAAATTGTCATCATGACTTATCCTTTAATTGGAAATTATGGGATAAACTTTGATCATCTGGAATCAGCTTTTCCAAAAGTAAAGGGATTTGTTGTAAGGGAAAAAAACCTAATACCTAATCATTGGCGTTGTGAGATGGATTTAGATGGATTTTTAAAGGAATACGGTGTTATGGCTATTGAAGGGATAGATACCAGAGCACTGACTAAAATGATTAGAAATCAAGGGACCATGAAGGGAATCCTTTCTGTTGGTGATCTAACACCTATTGAAATAAAAAAGAAGTTTAATGATTTTCAAAATTTTAATCCCGTTGAACAAGTAACTACTAAGGAAGTTTATAATATTCCTGGGGAAGGAAAACATATTGCCATCTTAGATTTTGGTGTTAAAAAAAGTATTATAAAATCCCTTAAGGAAAAGAATTGCAGTATAACAGTATTCCCTGCCTTTACTAAGGCTGAAGAAATATTGAAGGTTAATCCCCATGGAGTCCTTTTATCCAATGGTCCTGGAGATCCTAAGAAATTGCCAGATATTATAACAAATATAAAAGGGTTGTTAGGTAAAAAGCCAATGTTTGGAATTTGTTTGGGGCATCAGCTGTTGGCATTAGCTTTAGGTGGAGATACTGAAAAACTAAAATTTGGACATAGGGGATGCAACCATCCTGTTAAAGATTTATTTTCTAACAAGGTCTATATTACCAGTCAAAATCACGGCTATGTTGTAAAAAGGGATAGTTTGCCAAATGATGTGCTGATAACCCATATTAGTTTAAATGATCAGTCCATTGAAGGAATGAGACATAAAAATCTTCCTATCTTTAGTGTTCAATTTCATCCAGAAGCTTCACCAGGACCCCTTGAAAATAATTATTTATTTGATCAATTTTTAATGATGATGGAGGTTGGCAGAGTATGGCAAGGGATTACAGCATAAAAAAGGTTTTAGTTATTGGGTCAGGTCCTATCGTAATAGGCCAGGCAGCAGAGTTTGATTACGCAGGGACTCAGGCTTGTCGGGCGTTAAAAGAGGAAGGAATAGAAGTTATTTTGATAAACAGCAACCCTGCTACTATTATGACTGACAAAGAAATAGCTGATAAAATTTATATAGAACCACTTACTTCAGTAATTATAGAAAAAGTTCTGGAAAAAGAGAAGCCTGATAGTATATTAGCTGGTATGGGTGGACAAACGGCGTTAAATTTAGTTGTTGAACTTTATGAAAAAGGGATATTAGATAAATGTAAAGTCCGGTTGATAGGAACATCAATTGAAGGAATTAAAGTTGGAGAAGATCGGGAAAAATTTCAAAAACTAATGGCGGAAATTAAACAACCCGTTGTTGAAGGTAAAATTGTTAATAGTTTAGAGGAAGGGCTGGAATTTGCTAATAGTATTGGGTTTCCCGTTGTGGTACGGCCTGCCTATACTTTAGGGGGTACTGGGGGTGGGATCGCCGAAAATGAAAATATGCTAGAGGAGATATTGGTTCAAGGACTACAATTAAGTAGGGTTGGTCAGGTTTTGATAGAAAAATCTATTAAAGGCTGGAAAGAAATTGAGTATGAAGTGATAAGGGATGGAAATGGTAACTGTATTACTGTATGTAATATGGAGAATTTAGATCCAGTTGGTGTTCATACTGGAGATAGTATTGTTGTAGCCCCTTCACAGACATTAACAGATAAAGAATATCAAATGTTAAGAAGTGCCGCTATTGAGATTATCAACACTATTGATATTAAGGGAGGGTGTAATGTCCAGTTTGCCCTCAATCCTAAAAACAGCGAATATGTAGTAATAGAAATTAACCCAAGGGTAAGCCGTTCTTCTGCTTTGGCTTCTAAAGCGACAGGCTATCCTATTGCTAAGGTCGCTGCAAAGATTGCCCTAGGATATCACTTAGATGAGATTATCAATGATGTTACTGGAAAAACTTATGCCTGTTTTGAACCTACTTTAGATTATGTAGTTGTTAAAATGCCTAAATGGCCTTTTGAAAAATTTAGAGGTGTAAAGAAACAACTAGGAACTAAAATGATGGCAACTGGGGAAATCATGGCAATTGGTAGTAATTTTGAAGCTGCTTTTTTAAAAGGTATCCGTTCTTTAGAAATAGGGCAATATACTTTGGAAAATAAAGGTTCAAAAATGAGAAGTATTGAAGAACTAAAGGATAGAGTTCAAATTCCCGATGATGAAAGAATATTTGACGTGGCAGAATTACTTAGAAGAAATTTTAGAGTGGATAAAGTCAGTGAATTAACGGGAATAGATTCCTTTTTCCTGGGAAAAATTAAAAACATTGTTGAAGAGGAAAAAAACTTGAAAAAAATTAGCCTTGAGGAATTAACCCCTGAAAAACTAAGATATTTAAAGGAAAAAGGTTTTTCCGACAAAGGGATTGCAGATTTAATGGATCGTTCTCCCCAAGATATTTATCAGTTAAGGAAAAGTTATGGTATTAATCCTGTCTATAAGATGGTTGATACCTGTGGTGGCGAGTTTGAAGCTTTATCTCCATATTATTATTCTACCTATGGAGTTGAAGATGAAGTAAAAGTTACAAAAAACAAAAAAGTTATGGTGATTGGTTCTGGCCCTATTAGAATTGGACAGGGTATTGAATTTGATTATTGTTCAGTTCATAGTATACTTGCTTTAAGGGAAATGGGAATTGAAACTATAATTGTTAATAACAACCCTGAAACTGTAAGTACTGATTTTGATATATCTGATAAATTGTATTTTGAACCCCTTACAGAAGAAGATATACTCAATATTGTGGATAAAGAGAAACCTGATGGAGTTATACTTCAGTTTGGCGGACAAACGGCAATTAAATTAGCTGATTTTCTAAAACAAATGAGAATTCCTATTTTAGGAACAAAGCCGGAAGATATTGATATAGCGGAAGATAGAGAGAAATTTGATAAAATCATGGAAAAACTTTGTATAAAAAGGCCTAAGGGAAAAGCTGTATGGAGTGTTGAAGAAGGATTAAAGGAAGCTGGAAATATAGGTTATCCCCTTCTGGTGAGACCATCCTATGTATTAGGTGGACAGGGGATGGAAATAATCTATGGGGAAGATGAATTAAAAAGATATTTAGAATATTTCTTTGAAAGAAATAAAAAAAATTCAGTATTAATTGATCAATACCTTTTAGGAAGGGAGTTAGAAATAGATGGGATTTGGGATGGTGAAAATATACTAATTCCCGGCATTATCCAACATTTAGAAAGGGCTGGTATTCATTCCGGTGACAGTATTACTCGATACCCTGATGGTGGAATTTCAAAAAATATAAAGGAAAAAATACTTCAATATACAATTAAGATCGCTCAAGAATTGAAAGTATTAGGAATGATCAATATTCAGTTTGTTGAATACATGGATGAGCTATATGTATTAGAAGTTAATCCCCGTTCAAGTCGCACTGTCCCCTATATTAGCAAAGTAACAAATATCCCTTTAGTAAAATTAGCAACAAGGGTTATGCTGGGGGAAAAATTGAAAGATTTAGGATATGGTACTGGTATTTATCCTTTAATAGATTACGTTACAGTAAAGGTACCGGTATTTTCTACTGAAAAAATTCCATTGGCAGAAGTTAGTTTAGGACCGGAAATGAAATCTACCGGTGAAGTTATGGGGATAGGAAAGACCTTTGAAGAGGCTATGTATAAGGGATTCATTGCATCAGGTATGAATTTGCCTTTTAACAATAATAAAGTGATAGTAACATTAAAGGACGGGGATAAAGAAAAATTCCTTCCCATGGCAAAAGATTTTAAGGATTTAGGATTTGAAATATTTGCCACTAAAGGTACTGCTATTTTTTTAAGGGAATATGGTTATGAAGTTACAGAAATCAATAAAATTTCAGAAGGGGTTCCTAATATCTTAGACTTAATTAACAGTGGTTTAATAGATTTAGTAATTAATACACCTACAAAAGGTAAAGATAGTAGTAGGGATGGGTTCAGAATTCGTCGAAGGGCAATAGAGTCTTCTGTTAAGGTTTTAACTTCTTTAGATACAGTTTCTGCCTTATTGCAAGTATTAAAGGAAAAAATTGACATAAATGATATAAATATTTATCCATTATTCAAAAAAAATGGATTATAAAAACAAAAGGGCCTAGTGCCCTTTATTTTATAAAAAGATACTTCCCCCTGGACCGATGGGTAAAAGTAGTAAAAACCAAATCACTAACATCAATGTCCAAGCTATCAATAAAGCGATGGCGTAAGGGAGCATAGTTGAGATTAATGTACCTATACCGACATTGTGGTCATATTTTTCTGCAAATGCGATGATTATAGCAAAATATGGCATTAAAGGAGAGATGATATTAGTTACTGAATCACCAATCCTGTAGGCCAGTTGAGTAAATTCCGGTGCATATCCCAGTTGCATAAATAGGGGGACAAATACCGGTGCCATAATTGCCCATTTTGCCGAAGCACTTCCTAAAAATAGGTTGATAAAACCCGTTACTAATATAAACATAACTATTAGGGGTAAACCGACGAGGTTAATTGTTTGTAAAAATTCTGCCCCCGTTACTGCTAATATAGTACCGATATTGGACCAGTTGAA
It includes:
- the carB gene encoding carbamoyl-phosphate synthase large subunit is translated as MARDYSIKKVLVIGSGPIVIGQAAEFDYAGTQACRALKEEGIEVILINSNPATIMTDKEIADKIYIEPLTSVIIEKVLEKEKPDSILAGMGGQTALNLVVELYEKGILDKCKVRLIGTSIEGIKVGEDREKFQKLMAEIKQPVVEGKIVNSLEEGLEFANSIGFPVVVRPAYTLGGTGGGIAENENMLEEILVQGLQLSRVGQVLIEKSIKGWKEIEYEVIRDGNGNCITVCNMENLDPVGVHTGDSIVVAPSQTLTDKEYQMLRSAAIEIINTIDIKGGCNVQFALNPKNSEYVVIEINPRVSRSSALASKATGYPIAKVAAKIALGYHLDEIINDVTGKTYACFEPTLDYVVVKMPKWPFEKFRGVKKQLGTKMMATGEIMAIGSNFEAAFLKGIRSLEIGQYTLENKGSKMRSIEELKDRVQIPDDERIFDVAELLRRNFRVDKVSELTGIDSFFLGKIKNIVEEEKNLKKISLEELTPEKLRYLKEKGFSDKGIADLMDRSPQDIYQLRKSYGINPVYKMVDTCGGEFEALSPYYYSTYGVEDEVKVTKNKKVMVIGSGPIRIGQGIEFDYCSVHSILALREMGIETIIVNNNPETVSTDFDISDKLYFEPLTEEDILNIVDKEKPDGVILQFGGQTAIKLADFLKQMRIPILGTKPEDIDIAEDREKFDKIMEKLCIKRPKGKAVWSVEEGLKEAGNIGYPLLVRPSYVLGGQGMEIIYGEDELKRYLEYFFERNKKNSVLIDQYLLGRELEIDGIWDGENILIPGIIQHLERAGIHSGDSITRYPDGGISKNIKEKILQYTIKIAQELKVLGMINIQFVEYMDELYVLEVNPRSSRTVPYISKVTNIPLVKLATRVMLGEKLKDLGYGTGIYPLIDYVTVKVPVFSTEKIPLAEVSLGPEMKSTGEVMGIGKTFEEAMYKGFIASGMNLPFNNNKVIVTLKDGDKEKFLPMAKDFKDLGFEIFATKGTAIFLREYGYEVTEINKISEGVPNILDLINSGLIDLVINTPTKGKDSSRDGFRIRRRAIESSVKVLTSLDTVSALLQVLKEKIDINDINIYPLFKKNGL
- a CDS encoding carbamoyl phosphate synthase small subunit produces the protein MKGKLILENGAIFSGKVFGHIEEAVGEVVFNTGMTGYEEILTDPSYTGQIVIMTYPLIGNYGINFDHLESAFPKVKGFVVREKNLIPNHWRCEMDLDGFLKEYGVMAIEGIDTRALTKMIRNQGTMKGILSVGDLTPIEIKKKFNDFQNFNPVEQVTTKEVYNIPGEGKHIAILDFGVKKSIIKSLKEKNCSITVFPAFTKAEEILKVNPHGVLLSNGPGDPKKLPDIITNIKGLLGKKPMFGICLGHQLLALALGGDTEKLKFGHRGCNHPVKDLFSNKVYITSQNHGYVVKRDSLPNDVLITHISLNDQSIEGMRHKNLPIFSVQFHPEASPGPLENNYLFDQFLMMMEVGRVWQGITA